The following proteins are co-located in the Diaphorobacter sp. HDW4B genome:
- a CDS encoding ParD-like family protein → MGIVKISDDLHDQIRLSSSAMSRSINAQAEHWLRVGQLAELHPHLNYTGICALLLSHARKAEQDEVAAVPVRLVGGQS, encoded by the coding sequence ATGGGAATCGTAAAAATCTCCGACGATCTGCATGATCAGATCCGTCTGTCCAGCTCCGCGATGAGTCGCTCCATCAACGCACAGGCCGAACATTGGCTGCGTGTCGGTCAATTGGCGGAGCTTCATCCTCACCTCAACTACACGGGCATCTGCGCGCTGTTGCTGTCTCATGCCCGCAAGGCGGAGCAGGACGAAGTGGCTGCCGTGCCGGTGCGCCTCGTGGGAGGGCAGTCATGA
- the map gene encoding type I methionyl aminopeptidase, with product MSRRGKVRSVPIRGADEIALSREAGGLAAKVLAMLTPHVQPGVTTEHLDKLCHDYIVNELQCVATNIGYGGFPKTICTSVNHVVCHGIPSETEVLKDGDIINVDVAVTTPRGWIGDTSRMYYVGQPSNQAKRLVETTYEALLAGIRAVKPGATLGDVGFAIQSIAQRERFGVVREYCGHGIGTVYHDDPQVLHYGVQGQGLVLEPGMIFTIEPMLNAGKAATRELSDGWTVITNDKSLSAQWEHMVAVTETGFEVLTPWPDGTGNYPAI from the coding sequence ATGAGCCGTCGCGGAAAAGTGCGGTCTGTGCCGATTCGGGGTGCGGATGAAATTGCGCTGTCGCGCGAGGCGGGTGGGTTGGCGGCAAAGGTGCTGGCGATGCTGACGCCGCATGTGCAGCCGGGCGTGACCACCGAGCATCTGGACAAGCTCTGCCACGACTACATCGTGAATGAGCTGCAGTGCGTGGCGACGAACATTGGCTACGGCGGGTTTCCGAAGACCATCTGCACTTCGGTGAATCACGTCGTGTGCCACGGCATTCCGTCCGAGACGGAAGTGCTGAAAGATGGCGACATCATCAACGTGGACGTGGCGGTGACCACGCCGCGCGGCTGGATTGGTGACACGAGCCGCATGTACTACGTGGGGCAGCCCAGCAATCAGGCCAAGCGTCTGGTCGAGACGACTTACGAGGCGCTGCTGGCCGGCATCCGCGCGGTCAAGCCTGGTGCGACGTTGGGCGACGTCGGCTTTGCGATCCAGAGCATTGCGCAGCGCGAGCGTTTTGGTGTGGTACGCGAGTATTGCGGGCACGGCATCGGCACCGTGTACCACGACGATCCGCAGGTGCTGCACTACGGCGTGCAAGGCCAGGGGCTGGTGCTGGAGCCGGGCATGATCTTCACGATTGAGCCCATGCTGAATGCGGGCAAGGCCGCAACGCGCGAGCTCAGCGATGGCTGGACGGTGATCACCAACGACAAGTCGCTTTCCGCGCAGTGGGAGCACATGGTGGCGGTTACGGAAACCGGCTTCGAGGTGCTCACACCATGGCCGGACGGCACGGGTAACTACCCAGCGATTTGA
- the creC gene encoding two-component system sensor histidine kinase CreC yields MRLGLRLLFAFFLINGIAAFFILRVFTAEIKPSVREVMEDMMVDTANILAELASEEVASGRMSLASLRSLDSTFARSVKRYATRPVDASIWGLSKQSLDYRIYVVDATGHVIFDSEGRAEGMDYSRWRDVALTLQGKYGARASRDVADDDSSGVMYVAAPILVGNKIIGALTVAKPTRTVQRFIERAERKILKGGVLLLALSALVGIAITLWIVWHVRRLRDYALSVQAPTNTSSATPPVPEVPGELGDLARAMDNMRERLEGRDYIEGYVRALTHELKSPVAAIRGAGELLQDDLPPEDRAQFASQVVEQSERLQRLIDRLLELSKLEQRHHADSAAPVSLRSCAERAVSQCNARAGQRGVQLVLQGEGANGPWEADLVTLAIGNLIDNAIDFSPEGSTVRIELQGANVTVSDQGPGVPEFALPRLGERFFTTARPDGARSGSGLGLAIVRRVLDLHGGDWHLSNLHPGFSIRLQFGS; encoded by the coding sequence ATGCGCCTTGGCCTGCGATTGCTGTTCGCCTTCTTTCTGATCAACGGCATCGCGGCATTCTTCATCCTGCGCGTGTTCACCGCCGAGATCAAACCCAGCGTGCGCGAGGTGATGGAAGACATGATGGTGGACACCGCCAACATTTTGGCCGAGCTCGCCAGCGAAGAAGTCGCCAGCGGCCGCATGAGCCTGGCCAGCCTGCGCTCGCTGGACAGCACGTTCGCGCGCAGCGTCAAGCGCTATGCGACGCGGCCCGTGGATGCGAGCATCTGGGGCCTGTCCAAGCAGTCGCTCGACTACCGCATCTACGTGGTCGATGCGACCGGCCATGTGATCTTCGACAGCGAGGGCCGCGCCGAGGGCATGGACTACTCGCGCTGGCGCGACGTGGCACTCACGCTGCAGGGCAAGTACGGCGCGCGCGCATCGCGCGACGTGGCGGACGACGATTCCAGCGGAGTGATGTACGTGGCCGCACCAATTCTGGTGGGCAACAAGATCATCGGCGCCCTCACCGTCGCCAAACCCACGCGCACCGTGCAGCGCTTCATCGAACGCGCCGAGCGCAAGATTCTCAAGGGCGGCGTGCTGCTGCTGGCGCTGTCGGCGCTGGTCGGCATCGCGATCACGCTGTGGATCGTCTGGCATGTGCGCCGTCTGCGCGACTACGCCCTGAGCGTGCAGGCCCCCACCAACACATCGAGCGCCACGCCGCCCGTGCCCGAAGTGCCCGGAGAGCTGGGCGATCTCGCACGCGCCATGGACAACATGCGCGAGCGCCTTGAAGGCCGCGACTACATCGAAGGCTATGTGCGCGCGCTCACGCATGAACTCAAAAGCCCCGTCGCCGCGATTCGCGGTGCGGGCGAGCTGCTGCAGGACGATCTGCCACCCGAAGACCGCGCGCAATTCGCATCGCAAGTGGTCGAACAAAGCGAACGCCTGCAACGCCTGATCGACCGACTGCTCGAACTCAGCAAGCTGGAGCAGCGCCACCATGCGGACTCCGCCGCGCCGGTCTCGCTGCGCAGTTGCGCAGAGCGCGCTGTCTCCCAATGCAACGCGCGCGCAGGCCAGCGCGGCGTGCAACTCGTGCTGCAAGGCGAAGGCGCGAACGGCCCGTGGGAGGCCGACCTCGTCACGCTCGCCATCGGCAACCTGATCGACAACGCCATCGACTTCTCGCCCGAAGGCAGCACGGTGCGCATCGAACTGCAGGGCGCAAACGTCACCGTGAGCGATCAGGGCCCGGGCGTTCCCGAGTTCGCCTTGCCGCGTCTGGGCGAACGCTTTTTCACCACCGCCAGACCCGACGGCGCACGCAGCGGCTCGGGCCTCGGCCTCGCCATCGTGCGGCGCGTGCTCGATCTGCATGGCGGCGACTGGCATCTGAGCAATCTGCATCCGGGGTTCAGCATCCGCCTGCAATTCGGCTCGTAA
- a CDS encoding ammonium transporter: protein MAATINRPSVTDLQSISAVDTAWLMTATILVLLMTLPGIALFYSGMVRRKNVLNTMASVIGIAAVVSLLWFAFGYSLSFTPGNGWIGSDSRFWFAGLDFDSVHQKVAVSHLAPHVPEAAFAMFQLAFAVITASLLVGAWVERMRFGSMLVFVGLWSLIVYAPIAHWVWEPGGWLAKMGALDFAGGTVVHINAGLAGLVCAWMLGPRRGYGREPLEPSNLGFTMIGAALLWIGWFGFNAGSSLAADGRAALALSVTHIAACAGAMGWALAEYLVRSKVTLLGLCSGLVAGLVAITPAAGFVTPRSALMIGAIAGVACYWGATSLKRMLGADDSLDVFGVHGVGGIVGALLTGVFADPDIGGVTGSVVTQGISVLAVGIFTVITTAILFWLVNALIGLRVDEESEQVGLDIALHRERINM from the coding sequence ATGGCTGCCACCATCAACCGGCCTTCCGTCACGGATCTGCAGAGCATCAGCGCCGTCGACACGGCATGGCTCATGACGGCGACGATTCTGGTGCTGCTCATGACGCTGCCCGGGATAGCGCTGTTTTACTCGGGCATGGTGCGGCGCAAGAACGTGCTCAACACCATGGCGAGCGTGATTGGGATTGCCGCCGTGGTGAGCCTGCTGTGGTTCGCGTTTGGCTATTCGCTGTCGTTCACGCCCGGAAACGGTTGGATCGGGTCGGATTCCCGGTTCTGGTTTGCGGGGCTGGATTTCGACTCCGTGCACCAAAAAGTGGCGGTCAGCCATCTGGCACCACATGTTCCCGAGGCCGCGTTTGCGATGTTTCAACTGGCTTTTGCCGTGATCACCGCGTCGTTGCTGGTGGGCGCGTGGGTGGAGCGCATGCGCTTCGGCTCGATGCTGGTGTTCGTGGGGCTGTGGAGTCTCATCGTCTATGCGCCGATCGCGCACTGGGTCTGGGAGCCGGGCGGTTGGCTGGCGAAGATGGGTGCGCTGGATTTTGCGGGCGGCACGGTCGTTCACATCAATGCCGGTCTGGCAGGACTGGTCTGCGCATGGATGCTCGGCCCGCGTCGCGGCTATGGGCGTGAGCCGCTGGAGCCCAGCAATCTGGGCTTCACCATGATCGGCGCGGCGCTGCTGTGGATTGGCTGGTTCGGCTTCAACGCGGGCTCGTCGCTGGCGGCCGATGGACGTGCCGCGCTGGCACTGTCGGTCACCCACATCGCGGCCTGCGCTGGAGCCATGGGTTGGGCGCTGGCCGAGTATCTCGTACGCAGCAAGGTCACGCTGCTGGGACTGTGCTCTGGGTTGGTCGCCGGGCTGGTGGCGATCACACCTGCAGCAGGTTTTGTCACGCCGCGCTCGGCGCTGATGATCGGCGCGATTGCAGGCGTAGCCTGCTACTGGGGCGCAACGAGCCTCAAGCGCATGCTGGGCGCGGACGACTCGCTCGACGTGTTTGGCGTGCACGGCGTAGGCGGCATCGTGGGCGCGTTGCTCACGGGCGTGTTTGCCGACCCGGACATCGGCGGCGTCACGGGAAGCGTCGTCACACAGGGCATCAGCGTGCTGGCGGTGGGCATCTTCACCGTGATCACAACGGCCATTCTGTTCTGGCTGGTGAATGCGCTGATCGGCCTGCGTGTGGACGAGGAATCCGAGCAGGTGGGTCTGGACATAGCACTGCACCGCGAGCGAATCAACATGTGA
- the creD gene encoding cell envelope integrity protein CreD → MRFPLLSKLAALLLVIVLLLFGLSMIEGVVRDRQYYRSETERSVVQSLAGSQTLVGPIIHSSCVESWDVVSGSGKDRTVREQRREFMLTALPENLKVRTGAVMEERARGLHKVNAYTLKAHVTAEWPGLAQLQPQRSMKDSRMQCGAPILMMGVGDARGIRTAQMELDGKSVALKPGTFHPIYTRGLHASLPDAIRSDKETVNVSLDLELVGTQNVSFVPIASNNDVQMQSGWPHPSFAGRFLPSERDVSDEGFTANWRVSSLATTAQQDIRLGRRVCSAGADSEDYANGRVYEAAAAAAAVATAASSVEEVATIQTQPAPGCADSFSVSFVDPVNPYSLSDRAIKYGVLFIALTFVAVGLFELMKKLRVHPVQYLLVGAALCSFFLLLVSLSEHLSFGLSYAMASSACVLLLGYYASHILGGLKMGIPFGLGIALLYGMLYVLLQLEQTALVVGAIALFVVLGVIMILTRKVNWYELTARNQNNNGNGNGNVKPAGTPVEGASA, encoded by the coding sequence TTGAGATTCCCCCTCCTCTCCAAACTGGCAGCGCTGCTGCTCGTCATCGTGCTGTTGCTGTTCGGTCTGTCGATGATCGAAGGCGTGGTCCGCGACCGGCAGTACTACCGCAGCGAAACCGAACGCAGCGTGGTGCAAAGCCTCGCGGGATCGCAGACGCTGGTCGGCCCGATCATCCACAGCTCCTGCGTCGAAAGCTGGGACGTGGTGAGCGGCAGCGGCAAGGACCGCACGGTGCGCGAGCAGCGCCGCGAATTCATGCTCACCGCCCTGCCCGAAAATCTCAAGGTGCGCACCGGCGCGGTGATGGAAGAGCGCGCACGCGGCCTGCACAAGGTGAACGCATACACGCTCAAGGCGCATGTGACCGCCGAGTGGCCAGGCTTGGCGCAACTGCAGCCACAGCGCTCGATGAAGGATTCGCGCATGCAATGCGGCGCGCCGATTCTGATGATGGGCGTCGGTGATGCGCGCGGCATCCGCACGGCGCAGATGGAGCTCGACGGCAAGAGCGTTGCGCTCAAGCCCGGCACCTTCCACCCGATCTACACACGCGGCCTGCACGCCTCGCTGCCCGACGCGATCCGCAGCGACAAGGAAACCGTGAACGTCTCGCTCGATCTGGAGTTGGTCGGCACGCAGAACGTGTCCTTCGTACCCATCGCCAGCAACAACGACGTGCAGATGCAAAGCGGCTGGCCACACCCTTCGTTTGCAGGCCGATTTCTTCCGTCGGAGCGGGATGTGAGCGATGAAGGCTTCACCGCCAACTGGCGCGTTTCGTCATTGGCAACCACCGCGCAACAGGACATTCGCCTGGGCCGCCGCGTATGCAGCGCAGGCGCCGATTCAGAAGACTACGCCAACGGCCGCGTCTACGAAGCTGCGGCGGCAGCAGCAGCCGTGGCGACTGCAGCATCGTCCGTCGAGGAAGTCGCAACCATCCAGACCCAGCCCGCCCCCGGCTGCGCGGACAGCTTCAGCGTGTCCTTCGTCGATCCGGTGAATCCGTACTCGCTCTCCGACCGCGCCATCAAATACGGCGTGCTGTTCATCGCGCTCACCTTCGTGGCCGTCGGCCTGTTCGAGCTGATGAAGAAGCTGCGCGTGCACCCGGTGCAATACCTGCTCGTCGGCGCTGCGCTGTGCAGTTTCTTCCTGCTGCTGGTGAGTCTTTCCGAGCACCTGTCGTTCGGCCTGTCGTACGCGATGGCATCAAGCGCCTGCGTGCTGCTGCTCGGCTACTACGCGAGCCACATTCTGGGCGGACTGAAGATGGGCATACCGTTCGGTCTCGGCATCGCGCTGCTCTACGGCATGCTGTATGTGCTGCTGCAGCTCGAACAGACCGCGCTGGTCGTCGGTGCAATCGCGCTGTTCGTGGTGCTGGGCGTGATCATGATTCTGACCCGCAAGGTGAACTGGTACGAGCTGACCGCTCGCAACCAAAACAACAACGGCAATGGCAATGGCAACGTGAAGCCTGCCGGTACACCAGTGGAAGGAGCCTCGGCATGA
- a CDS encoding winged helix-turn-helix domain-containing protein — MPARLLLVEDDPAIARTVIYTLEREGLQVNHSLLLGDARSLLAGMRFDALILDVGLPDGNGLELLRELRQHAQHQTMPVLVLSAHGEEIDRVLGLELGADDYVAKPFSPRELAARVKGLLRRATPAPAASANPTSNGNPFHDDVTGQRMHFNGQPLALTRREYRLLSTLLAGAGRIHSRDHLLTAAWGDDSESTDRTIDTHIKTLRAKLRAVDASREYITTHRGMGYCFEFSKE; from the coding sequence ATGCCCGCCCGACTCCTGCTCGTCGAAGACGACCCCGCGATTGCGCGCACCGTGATCTACACGCTGGAGCGCGAAGGTCTGCAGGTCAACCACAGCCTGCTGCTGGGCGATGCGCGCTCGCTGCTCGCGGGCATGCGTTTTGATGCGTTGATTCTCGATGTCGGTCTGCCCGACGGCAACGGATTGGAACTGCTGCGCGAGTTGCGCCAACATGCGCAGCACCAGACCATGCCGGTGCTGGTGCTGAGCGCGCACGGCGAAGAAATCGACCGCGTGCTCGGCCTTGAACTCGGTGCCGATGACTATGTCGCCAAGCCGTTCAGTCCGCGTGAATTGGCGGCGCGCGTGAAGGGCTTGCTGCGGCGAGCCACGCCCGCTCCGGCAGCATCCGCCAATCCCACGAGCAACGGCAATCCATTCCATGACGACGTGACCGGCCAGCGCATGCATTTCAACGGCCAGCCGCTCGCGCTCACGCGGCGCGAATACCGTTTGCTGTCCACGCTGCTCGCAGGCGCGGGCCGCATCCATTCGCGCGACCATCTGCTCACCGCAGCATGGGGCGACGACAGCGAAAGCACCGACCGCACCATCGACACCCACATCAAGACACTGCGCGCCAAGCTGCGCGCGGTGGATGCCAGCCGCGAATACATCACCACCCATCGCGGCATGGGTTACTGCTTCGAGTTCTCCAAAGAGTAG
- a CDS encoding MarC family protein yields the protein MDLKPLISLLAIVNPLAIVPFFIHYTQGFSDEQKRQTVRTAAVSTFLVISGCALLGLQVLDFFNISLASFQVGGGMLLLISAINMLNARPAEDKPNSETLEAGAEKAAMGNSIAVVPLTIPLLTGPAAMSTVVIYANQAHTIWQHVVLLGYGLVLAVAVWICFSLAEPISRVLGKTGINVMTRLMGLILAALAVEVMAVGLQKLFPILTTRYPPL from the coding sequence TCATCCACTACACGCAGGGTTTCAGCGACGAGCAAAAACGCCAGACGGTGCGCACCGCAGCCGTCAGCACATTTCTGGTGATCTCGGGTTGCGCGCTGCTCGGTCTGCAGGTGCTGGACTTCTTCAACATCTCGCTGGCGAGCTTCCAGGTGGGCGGCGGCATGCTGCTGCTGATCAGCGCCATCAACATGCTGAACGCCCGCCCCGCCGAAGACAAACCCAACAGCGAAACGCTGGAAGCCGGTGCCGAGAAGGCCGCCATGGGCAACAGCATCGCCGTCGTGCCGCTGACCATTCCGCTGCTCACCGGACCCGCCGCCATGTCCACGGTCGTGATCTATGCCAATCAGGCGCACACCATCTGGCAACACGTCGTGCTGCTCGGTTATGGTCTGGTGCTGGCGGTTGCCGTGTGGATCTGCTTCTCGCTGGCCGAACCGATTTCGCGCGTGCTGGGCAAGACCGGCATCAACGTGATGACGCGTTTGATGGGCCTGATTCTGGCCGCGCTGGCCGTCGAAGTCATGGCCGTTGGCCTGCAGAAACTGTTCCCGATTCTCACCACCCGCTACCCTCCGCTCTGA
- a CDS encoding GMC family oxidoreductase: MSDNTEFDYIIIGGGTAGALLSNRLSADKYNHVLLIEAGRRDDYHWIHIPVGYLYCIGNPRTDWLYNTEPDPGLNGRTLRYPRGKTLGGCSSINGMIYMRGQARDYEHWAQVTGDDDWRWDSVLSAFRRHEDHWRLDDPAQASEAFKQLHGNKKTGGSGEWRVEKQRLRWDILDAFAKAATEAGVPATDDFNRGTNEGVGYFEVNQKSGWRWNTAKAFLRPTCYGRPNFEMWTNAQATKLIVETQADGTQRCTGVQVWTGQEMVTVKANKEVILSAGAVNSPQLLQLSGIGPAALLQKHGIDVVRDMPGVGSNLQDHLQIRAVYKVKNVPTLNVLASSLVGKAKIGLEYALKRSGPMSMAPSQLGAFTRSSPEFEHPNIQYHVQPLSLDAFGEPLHSFPAFTASVCNLNPTSRGSVTIKNADFKTAPAIAPNYLSTDADRKVAADSLRVTRRICAQPALAPYSPEEWKPGPQYQTDEDLARLAGDIATTIFHPVGTTRMGRADDPMAVLDSHLRVRGIAGLRVVDAGAMPTITSGNTNSPTLMMAEMAAQWIRKGGVISTP; encoded by the coding sequence ATGAGCGACAACACAGAATTCGACTACATCATCATCGGCGGCGGCACGGCCGGGGCACTGCTTTCCAACCGGCTCAGTGCCGACAAGTACAACCACGTGCTGCTCATCGAAGCCGGTCGCCGCGACGACTACCACTGGATCCACATCCCGGTCGGCTATCTGTACTGCATCGGCAACCCGCGCACGGACTGGCTCTACAACACCGAGCCCGATCCGGGCCTGAACGGACGCACGCTGCGCTATCCGCGCGGCAAGACGCTGGGTGGCTGCTCCAGCATCAACGGCATGATCTACATGCGCGGCCAGGCGCGTGATTACGAGCACTGGGCGCAGGTCACCGGCGACGACGACTGGCGCTGGGACAGCGTGCTCTCGGCCTTCCGCCGCCATGAAGACCACTGGCGTCTGGACGACCCCGCGCAGGCCAGCGAGGCCTTCAAGCAACTGCACGGCAACAAGAAAACCGGCGGCTCGGGCGAATGGCGCGTGGAAAAGCAACGCCTGCGCTGGGACATCCTCGACGCTTTCGCCAAGGCCGCGACCGAGGCCGGCGTGCCCGCCACCGACGACTTCAATCGCGGCACGAACGAAGGCGTGGGCTACTTCGAGGTGAACCAGAAATCCGGCTGGCGCTGGAACACGGCCAAAGCCTTTCTGCGCCCCACCTGCTATGGCCGCCCGAACTTCGAGATGTGGACCAACGCACAGGCCACCAAGCTCATCGTCGAAACGCAGGCCGACGGCACGCAGCGCTGCACCGGCGTGCAGGTGTGGACCGGCCAGGAAATGGTGACCGTCAAGGCCAACAAGGAAGTGATTCTGAGCGCAGGCGCGGTGAACTCGCCGCAACTGCTGCAGCTCTCGGGCATAGGCCCGGCTGCGCTGCTGCAAAAGCACGGCATCGACGTGGTGCGCGACATGCCCGGCGTCGGCTCCAACCTGCAGGATCACCTGCAGATCCGCGCGGTCTACAAGGTCAAGAACGTGCCCACGCTCAACGTGCTGGCCAGCAGCCTGGTCGGCAAGGCGAAGATCGGGCTCGAATATGCGCTCAAGCGCAGCGGCCCGATGAGCATGGCCCCCTCGCAGCTCGGCGCCTTCACGCGCAGCAGTCCCGAGTTCGAGCACCCCAACATCCAGTACCACGTGCAGCCGCTGTCGCTCGATGCGTTCGGCGAACCGCTGCACAGCTTCCCGGCCTTCACCGCCAGCGTCTGCAACCTGAACCCGACCAGCCGCGGCTCGGTCACCATCAAGAACGCCGACTTCAAGACCGCACCGGCGATTGCGCCCAATTACCTCTCGACCGACGCCGACCGCAAGGTCGCGGCCGACAGCCTGCGCGTGACCCGCCGCATCTGCGCGCAACCGGCACTTGCCCCATACTCGCCCGAGGAATGGAAACCCGGCCCGCAGTACCAGACCGATGAAGATCTGGCGCGGCTCGCGGGCGACATCGCCACCACCATCTTCCACCCCGTAGGCACCACCCGCATGGGCCGCGCCGACGACCCCATGGCCGTCCTCGACTCCCACCTGCGCGTGCGCGGCATCGCAGGCCTGCGCGTGGTGGACGCGGGCGCAATGCCCACCATCACCAGCGGCAATACCAACTCGCCGACGCTGATGATGGCGGAGATGGCTGCGCAGTGGATTCGCAAGGGGGGAGTGATTTCCACGCCCTGA
- a CDS encoding hemerythrin domain-containing protein, protein MSTLQWSEEMALDLPMMDDTHKEFVELLQAVEAAEDIELIAVWQDLIVHTEHHFGQEDRWMEATKYASGNCHSVQHKVVLQVMREGLVRAEKGELFVLREMGRELAVWVVQHTQLMDAALALHLRRVGYNPLTGEVASPDNLPDELIHGCGGACSSGEGDEEVVREEEEEAPAAAMH, encoded by the coding sequence ATGAGCACTCTGCAATGGTCCGAAGAGATGGCGCTGGACCTGCCGATGATGGACGACACGCACAAGGAATTCGTCGAACTGCTGCAGGCCGTGGAGGCGGCGGAAGACATCGAGCTGATCGCTGTCTGGCAGGATCTGATCGTTCACACCGAGCACCATTTCGGCCAGGAAGACCGCTGGATGGAGGCGACCAAATACGCATCCGGCAACTGCCACAGCGTGCAGCACAAGGTGGTGCTGCAGGTGATGCGCGAAGGCTTGGTGCGGGCCGAAAAAGGCGAGCTGTTCGTGCTGCGCGAGATGGGGCGCGAGCTGGCGGTCTGGGTGGTGCAGCACACGCAGCTCATGGACGCGGCCCTTGCGCTGCACCTGCGCCGCGTGGGCTACAACCCGCTGACCGGCGAGGTGGCGTCTCCGGACAATCTGCCTGACGAACTCATTCATGGCTGCGGTGGCGCGTGTTCTTCGGGAGAGGGCGACGAAGAGGTTGTACGCGAAGAGGAAGAAGAAGCGCCCGCCGCAGCCATGCATTGA